ATCATTGTAGCCGGCAATGTCGAAACACCCAAGAAAATGGGACGAAATGATAAGCATCTGGTTATGGGCGTGGCCCAGCAAATCGGGGGTGCTTATCACAAACAGACATTTGAAATCCAGCGTAATGAATTCAACCATCAGCTGGCCGAGCTACAGAAAATGAAAACCCTGGGGATTCTGTCCGGCGGTATCGCCCATGATTTCAACAACATACTGTCCCCGATCATCGGATATACAGACCTGTGTCTGAGCATCATCCCCGAAGAACATGAAATCCGCCACTTTCTTTCAAGAATCCGTAAAGCCTCAGTCCGGGCTCAGGATTTGGTGAAACAAATTCTTACTTTCAGTACCCAGGTGGAACAAAAAAATGTCCGGCTCAAAATGGGTGGTGTTGTCAATGAAGCCCTGCAACTGCTCAAGGCCACACTGCCGGCCACCATTGAAATAAAGCAACATATCGCCCCCCGGCTCTCACCGATTCTGGCCGATCCCACCCAGATTCATCAGGTGATCATGAATCTTTGTACCAATGCATATCATGCCATGAAAAAAAACGGCGGCATCCTATCCGTCTCCCTGGATCAGAAAAAAATCGATCCAAAAAGCCTTGGGGATCAGCACCATCTGGCTCCGGGGCCTTATATCCGCCTGACCGTGTCAGACACTGGCCACGGCATGGACAAAGAAACACTGGAAAAAATCTTTGAACCCTATTTCACCACAAAAAAGAAGGGCACTGGAACCGGCTTAGGGCTCTCCATCACCCATGGCATCGTGACCCGCATGAAAGGCCATATTTCGGTCACCAGCACACCAGACCAGGGGACCTGTTTCAATATCTATCTTCCCCAAATCATCGTCGAAGACACGCCGGTTCACTTCGTCACCGACAACTCCATCCCATCCGGCAGCGAATCCATTCTGGTCGTAGATGATGATGAACTAATTCTGGACCTGATCACCGAAACCCTGCAAAGACTGGGATATGATATCACCGCCTGTAATGACAGCACCCTGGCATATGATACTTTTTGCCGAACACCTGACGCCTTTGACCTGATTATCACGGACATGACCATGCCGGGCATGACCGGTGTCGACCTGGCCCATGCTACTCTAAAAATCCGGCCCGACATACCCATTGTCCTGTGTACTGGATACAGTGATACCATTGATGAAAATATGGCCAAAGCCATCGGTTTCAAATCATTTCTCATGAAACCGGTGGGGGTTCAACAACTGGCCACCTGCCTCCGAAAAATGCTTAACAATACCGGCGATCCGGGCCGGAAAAAAGAAAAAAGACAAGCAGACAATTTGGTTCAATCTTCTTTTGACAGCGAATCTGAATAAATTTTCAAAAAAGGCATGGGATAGACATTGATGGTAGCGGGATCATGGGAAGAACAAATTTTGGTAAACGCCTATCAAATTATTATCGAATCGGTTTTCATCAACGATTAGGCAGCTTTGGTTTGCATTGGGAAATTCATGCTGCCAGAAGGTCTGAAATTTTGCTTGACAATGAATAAGAAATATAATTGTATGCCAAACAACTCACTTTTCAAGTGTATCTTGCCCCAACAGGTTGTTTGAAGGATGATTGAATTATGCGAAACAGGTTATGCCTGATACCAGGTTTGAAATACATGTTCAGGGTGTGCGGGTGTTGTGTTTTTATTGTTGTTTTATGTCTCACACACATGACAGCCAGCGGTTTTGCCCAGGAAAAAAAAATCACCAATCATCTGGGCATGACTTTCATCCGTGTGGAACCCGGTACTTTTCAAATGGGAAGCCCTGAGACTGAAACCGACCGGAAAACCAATGAAAAACATCACCCGGTCAAAATCACTGAACCTTTTTATCTTCAGGAAACCGAAGTCACTCTGGAACAATGGCAGGATATTATGGGAAAGGCGTTTCTTCTGAAAAAAAAAGGAGGCCCCCGGACCCCGGTGACCCGGGTGTCTTTTTATGACTGCCAGAAATTCATCAGAAAATTGAACCAAACAGATACCGCCCGATACCGGCTTCCTTCGGAGAAAGAATGGGAGTATGCCTGCCGGGCCGGAACCACCACGGCTTACAGCTGGGGGAACGACCCGGACTGCGCCCTGGCCATGTATGCCAATACCCCGAAACGACACGGAGAATGCAGTTCATATTACCGATCCATGGGACTGCCGGTCAACAGTCCGGCCCCGGTCGCTTCATTTCCGCCCAACCCATGGGGGTTTTACGACATGCACGGCAATGTATGGGAATGGTGCCAGGATGAATATACGGATGATATCAGGACTCCCGGCGTCAATACCTATGATCTGTTTTCCACCAGACCCCGGGTTCGCAGAGGCGGTAGCTGGTACCTGTACGGCAGATATATGCGCAGTGCCAACCGCACCTATGCCCATCCCGGTGCCAGGTTTCAAACCACCGGGTTCCGACTGGTTCTTGAGGTGGATTGATGCGGGCAAAACTCTTAAGCTTCCTGAAAATCTATGAAGAAGAGATCAGCCTGTTTCTTTGGACGGCAGCCCTTCTTTTCATTATCCGGAGTTCAGGTATTATTCTGAACAATTATGCGGAAACCGCTTTTCTGAAAAGATACGGTGTGGAATTCATGCCGGTGGTCAACATGCTAAATGCCGTGGCCACATTCTTCATCACCGGTTTTCTGACCGTTTTTTTAAGCAAGACCTCCGGGGCCAGGCTGTTATACTATATTTTCATTTTTTCAGGAATCATCGTCACGGTCATCCGCCTGCTCATTCCTTTCGGCATTGAGCTGCTGTATCCGTTGCTGTTCATGCTCAAAAGCCAGTTTGAACTTTTGCAGGCATTGCTGTTCTGGAACATGTGCAACGATCTTTTCAATACCCGCCAGTCCAAACGACTGTTCCCGCTCCTCACCGCCGGCGGTGTGATCGGGCTGATCCTGGGCAGTTTCGGCACCCCATATTTTGCAGGCCTTTTCAGTCTGGACAACCTGTTATACCTGTATCTGGTCACCACCATCATGGGTGCGATACTGATAAAAGCCATGGGACGAAGCTACGCCACGTTGATTTACACGGAAAAAACGGGGAAAAACGCCAAGAAAAAACCACCCATGATGGAAGAAATCAAACGGATCTATCCGCTGGTCAAAGATTCCATTCTGGTCAAAATTGTCCTGGTCCTGACATTCATGCCGAACGTGGTCATCCCCATCATGAACTATCAGTTCAATTATGCCGTCAATGAGCAGTTTGCCTCAGAAAGTGCCATGATTCATTTTTTCGGTTATTTCAGAGGCAGTCTGTACATCGTCAGTCTGTTCATTCTTTTGTTCGTGGGCCGGATATACGGCAAATGGGGATTGCCGGTGGCACTCATGTTTCATCCCTTCAACTATATGCTGGCATTTTTCGCCTTTTTGTTCAGATTTGACGTGTTTTCGGCCATGTATGCCAGAATGTCCACCAATATTATCCGCACGACCATTAACATGCCGGCCAACAGCATTCTCATCGGCCTGTTTCCCGAATCCTACCGGAACATGATCCGGCCTTTTCTGCGGGGGACAGTGGTAAGGATCGCATTGTTCACGGGCTCGACATTGATTTTGCTGTCAACCCCGTTATTTCATCCCCGGTATCTGACCCTGGTGGCCCTGCCGTTCATGATCGCCTGGGTAGTGGCCCCGTTTGTGCTCAAATCCAATTACTCGAAAATTCTGCTGGACCTGATTTCCAACAACATGCTGGATATCAAAAGCATGGATCAAAAAGAACTGGGCCAGATCTTCAACCAGGAAAAAACCCTGTCCAGTCTGGAAACTTCTTTTCTGTCAGCCCGGGGAAAAGATGCCGTCTGGTATGCAAAACTGTTGAAAAATTTTTCGCCCGACAGGCTGGATCAGCTGATTATCAAAAACCTGGAAAATCAGGATGAAACCACTCAGGTGGCTCTCATTAAAATGATCACGCCAGAATCCGGACCCCGGGCCGCCAAAGAATTGATCCCTTTGATGTCTTTGAAACGACCCGAGACGACCATTGCCATACTCAAACTCATCAACCAGCACGGCATGGACACAAGTGATTATCCGGTCATATCCGAATTGGTTACCAGCAAACATCCCGTGATTAAAGGATTTGCCGGGGCCTGCATTCACAGCGACCGTTCAGAAGATCTTCAGCAGCTCATTGCCGACTGGCTGACTGAAAAAGATCCGGCATCCTGCCAGGCCGGCATTATCTGTGCCGGCCTGAGCCGCAGTCAAAAATGGATCCCTGAACTCAAAGACATGCTCAATATCCCTGGAATCGACCCGGTCATTCCGGATATCATCATCGCTTTATCCCGGCTTCAAGCCGATGAGATCAATGCGGTGGCACTGCATTATCTGTCCCATGACCGGGCAGATGTCCGCAGGGCAGCACTGGACGCTTTGGCCATTGTTGATGACGACACCCTGCTGAAAACCATTCATCTGATGGGTGATCCATCAGATGAAATTCATGAATTTGCCAAGGATAAAATCAGGACTGCCGACCATCAGAATCCCCGGTTGCTGGTGGAATCATTGGGCCTGCCGTCCACCCGGATACGCAAAGGGCTTTTCAATCTGCTGGATACGCTGGACATTAAAGAATTTGATGTGTTGATCTTTGCCAAAAAGAACCTGGCGAAATCCTATGAATACCTGGCCATGGCTGCATCTCTGGAAAACCTGCCCCAGGGACCCATGCGGGACCTGGCAATATCGCACCTGGTGGAAAGAAAAGAACTGATTTTGGAAAACATTGTCCGGGTTTTGGCGATCCATGATCAAACCGGCCGAATGCGGACCGCCTGGCAGGGAATTTTTTCCGCAGACGCGCGGCAACGGGCCAATGCCATTGAGCTGCTCAATGATATTCTGGACAGAAAAACCTTCAACACCATGCTGCCGTTGCTGGAAAGTCCCAATACCACAGTCGCTCTGGCTGACGGTAGAAAGCTGGTAAAAATTCCCGGATTTTCATCCGATGGCAAACAAGCGGCATCTGAACTGCTGTCTTCCCCGGACTGGGTGGATGTGATTCTGGGCCTGGGACTGATCGGGGAAATCCATGACCTGCAACCGGCATCGGATTGTATCCAGGACCTGGAACAATCCGAGAACCCGTATATTTCAAAGGAAGTCCACATGATCCTGCAAAAAAAGAAATCAACGCAAGATACCGAAGTTTCGGCCAAATTGTCGCTAGGAGAAAAGATACTTCTTCTAAAGGAAATCGACATCTTTTCAGGGTTGACAGCTTCGGAGCTGGCCGCCATTTCATCGGTGACCGAAGAAACCGAATTTGCCGAAGACCAGGAAGTCATCAAGCAGAACAGCATTGGTGAAACCGTATATCTGATCATTGAAGGCCGGGTGTCGGTGATCATGGAAAAAGAAAACGGAAACCAGGCAGAAATTGATCAGATGGATTCCGGTGCCGCTTTCGGAGAAATGGCATTGATCGATAATTCACCCAGATCCGCGACCATTCGAACCATCACCCCCTGCCGGTTTTTGACCTTGCATAAACAGGAATTCAAGGAAACCGCCATGGAATTTCCACGCATCGCCCTGCAGATCTGTTCGGTTTTAAGCCAGCGCATCCGGCATCTGCATTCCCTGGTTCAGGAAAAACAATGATACCGGTCATGTCATGATTCAGATCGATTCAGCAACCTGACAATGGTATCTGCCAGATCATCCCGTCCCTGGTTTCTGAGCAGGGGAATCAGGGGCCGGTAAAACGGAGGCCTTACCCGGATGGTGATATCGAATTGCGAAATATCCGCCGGGGTGACCTCATCCGCTTCAAACGCCCGGGTTTTGTGCAAAAGCCCCAGGGCCGTGAGCTCGGTCATGGTGCGCACACATTTTTCGCATCTCCCGCAATTCAGTTGATCCGGCACATTGGCCAGGCAGACCCGGAAGTTCTGAAAAGCCGTATCCCACCGGGACACGATTTTAATTTTCTCCAGACGGGACAGTTCATAATCCCGGTGCCGGATTCTCACAGCATAGCTGGAATACTCGGGATCCAGCAGGGGATGAGACCCGCAGGGATGCAGGTTGGGAATATCATAGGAAGAACCGATGAACATCAGGTTGACACGGTGGCTGAAGCCATGGGTCATGGCAGCCAGGACCGCGCCGAAAAAACTGTTCAGCCACAGATCCCGTTCATCGCACAGGTGACGTAAGTTGGTGTACACCGGCACCAGGGTTGTGTCCGCATCTTCTGTGATCCGGGTAATGGCGGTCACGGCCCGGTCAAATACATGCAGCTTGGCCCCCCGTTCCCTGACCCCGCCAATATCAAAGCCATGGAGAAAAAATCCATCTTGAATATAGGCCGGATGGGTCTTTGGATAATTCAGCCGGTTCAGGCGCAGGGCCGCCAGAGAGTCCATGCCGCCGGACATGACCATGCCGGCTCTGCCGGGATTTACCGGCACCTGGTGGGCATCGGATGCGGATTCAACTAAAATCGGGGTATACCGGCCCTGGGTCCAGTGGGATAGAATGTGCATGGCCACGTGCACCCCTTCTTTGAGGAACGGACATACCGGTCCGTCCACAAATATGCGTTTTTCTCCCAGATGCAGGGCCGGCAGCAGACACCCCACCAGAAACGCATCCGGGTTGGCGTCAAACCCTTGGGCATGATCTTCCGGGGTTTTTATAAATACGGTTTTTTCAGGCAAGTCCCTGTCTTCAAATATGACCCGGGCTGAGGCTGTGGCAAAACCGGCATCGTGTTCCAACTGAATCTGGGTAATTTTCATGGATAAATCTCTTTTTTAAATCTGTGGATCCTGTTCATGAACGGCAATTTATCTGGTGGATGCTGCATGGGCCTTATGCACGGCAAAATCAATGATTTCCATGGCGATATCAATGCCTGTGGCCGCTTCAAGCCCCCTGAACCCCGGTGAATAGTTGACCTCTACCACACACGGGGAACCGCTTTTTTTTCCCATCATGTCAATACCCGCGATATCCAGACCGCAGGCCTTAGCCGCCGCCACTGCCATATGTTGCCACAGTGCGGGGGGATCAAACGCCGCAGCCCGGCCCCGGCGATGAATATTGGTTCTGAAATCATCCGGGGCCGGTGACAGTGTCATGGCCCCCGCGACCCGGCCGCCGATCACCAGAATCCGGGCATCCACCCGTCCGGACACAGGAAAAAACCGCTGCACCAGCAACCCTTTTACCGGATCCAGCCGGGCATTCACACAGGTGTCTGCCTGGGTCGGATCATCGATTTTAAACACCCCGTCTCCCCCCATACCGCTGGGCTGCTTGACCACCACCGGATATCCCCCCACACGGTCCACGGCATCAAAAAACAAAGCCTTTCGGGTAACAAAACAGGTGTCCGGCACCGGGATGCCGGCCACCGCCAGAGACTGAAGGGTGATATACTGATGCCGGGCTATGGTCACCCCTTCCAGGCCGTTGACCAGCGGTATCCCCATGGCCTGAAACTGCCGGAGTATCACAAACCCATATTCGCCCATGGGCGATCCCTGGCGGGGCAGGACCACATCCGGCAGATCATTGGTCACCGCATCGTTACAGCCGTGAATACCCGGCCCCTGATTTTCCAGCACACAGACCAGCTGATAGGGATTGATGAGCATCAGGTGATGATCCCTGTGCCGGGCCGCCTGGTCCAGCCGGCCGTTGGGATGGAACTCCAGACCATGGATGGTGAGAACACCGATTTTCATTGGATATCTTCTCCAGGGGACTGCTCAGAATCTGAACCGGTTTCCTTTTCTGGCGGGCGCATATGGGCGGGCATCCAGATGCCCATCGGCTTGTTTGTTTTCTCGCTGAAATAGGTGGTGATTTTCCGGGTGTTGTTCCACCGGGCAATTTTCTGGGTGGCCAGATTGTCTTCATCGATGATGGCAAATATTTTGTATTTTCCTGCCCGGGCCGTCAATCCCTCGAGCAGACGACGTCCCACACCCAAAGACCGGTACTCGGGCCGCACCGAGGTATAGCCGCGTTCCACACACCCGGAAAAATCCAGGCCCGTGGCTTTTTTCAGCCGAAGAATCAAAGCGGTCCGGGGATGTTTCAGACAGGAGCAGCCCACCATTTTTTGGTTTTCCATGGCATAACCGATCAGGAACGCATTTTCAAGATTGGACCGGACATGGGTGGTATCCACGGATCCGCCGGCAATCACCATGGCACAGACCTGATTCAGAAACTCCGGTGACAGTG
The window above is part of the Desulfotignum phosphitoxidans DSM 13687 genome. Proteins encoded here:
- a CDS encoding sensor histidine kinase codes for the protein MEKDKELYNSLVLDTYVKLINEKYPEILIDDLMEYAGIENYEIGDYSVWFTQAQVNRFHEKLSSLTDNLKIAREAGRFAAHPRCLGEIRGMILSLGGIRNAFKMIGNYAKRLNRSSIYTTKSIGRNKIQIRVTPKKGVREKEFQCQNRIGNFTGIADIFYNKDITIDHPKCLFKGDDSCTYVISWKESAHSVLNRLKWLSGLATLVLFPVYMFGGVPVVTGQVAMGSFIVFLILGWGAQTAGTSRLKRSLNEIYENKEDLLKQIDINAENSRAIIDIGHALRMELTDSDIFNRIAEITGRRLKYDRVMIMIANEAVTQLIYRGGFGFTPKEMAFLEKYTISLQEPSEGVFFKSFNQNKPILVNDMKQLKEKSTRRSFSLAEQIQPVAFICCPITFEDTVIGIIVAGNVETPKKMGRNDKHLVMGVAQQIGGAYHKQTFEIQRNEFNHQLAELQKMKTLGILSGGIAHDFNNILSPIIGYTDLCLSIIPEEHEIRHFLSRIRKASVRAQDLVKQILTFSTQVEQKNVRLKMGGVVNEALQLLKATLPATIEIKQHIAPRLSPILADPTQIHQVIMNLCTNAYHAMKKNGGILSVSLDQKKIDPKSLGDQHHLAPGPYIRLTVSDTGHGMDKETLEKIFEPYFTTKKKGTGTGLGLSITHGIVTRMKGHISVTSTPDQGTCFNIYLPQIIVEDTPVHFVTDNSIPSGSESILVVDDDELILDLITETLQRLGYDITACNDSTLAYDTFCRTPDAFDLIITDMTMPGMTGVDLAHATLKIRPDIPIVLCTGYSDTIDENMAKAIGFKSFLMKPVGVQQLATCLRKMLNNTGDPGRKKEKRQADNLVQSSFDSESE
- a CDS encoding formylglycine-generating enzyme family protein gives rise to the protein MTASGFAQEKKITNHLGMTFIRVEPGTFQMGSPETETDRKTNEKHHPVKITEPFYLQETEVTLEQWQDIMGKAFLLKKKGGPRTPVTRVSFYDCQKFIRKLNQTDTARYRLPSEKEWEYACRAGTTTAYSWGNDPDCALAMYANTPKRHGECSSYYRSMGLPVNSPAPVASFPPNPWGFYDMHGNVWEWCQDEYTDDIRTPGVNTYDLFSTRPRVRRGGSWYLYGRYMRSANRTYAHPGARFQTTGFRLVLEVD
- a CDS encoding Npt1/Npt2 family nucleotide transporter; protein product: MRAKLLSFLKIYEEEISLFLWTAALLFIIRSSGIILNNYAETAFLKRYGVEFMPVVNMLNAVATFFITGFLTVFLSKTSGARLLYYIFIFSGIIVTVIRLLIPFGIELLYPLLFMLKSQFELLQALLFWNMCNDLFNTRQSKRLFPLLTAGGVIGLILGSFGTPYFAGLFSLDNLLYLYLVTTIMGAILIKAMGRSYATLIYTEKTGKNAKKKPPMMEEIKRIYPLVKDSILVKIVLVLTFMPNVVIPIMNYQFNYAVNEQFASESAMIHFFGYFRGSLYIVSLFILLFVGRIYGKWGLPVALMFHPFNYMLAFFAFLFRFDVFSAMYARMSTNIIRTTINMPANSILIGLFPESYRNMIRPFLRGTVVRIALFTGSTLILLSTPLFHPRYLTLVALPFMIAWVVAPFVLKSNYSKILLDLISNNMLDIKSMDQKELGQIFNQEKTLSSLETSFLSARGKDAVWYAKLLKNFSPDRLDQLIIKNLENQDETTQVALIKMITPESGPRAAKELIPLMSLKRPETTIAILKLINQHGMDTSDYPVISELVTSKHPVIKGFAGACIHSDRSEDLQQLIADWLTEKDPASCQAGIICAGLSRSQKWIPELKDMLNIPGIDPVIPDIIIALSRLQADEINAVALHYLSHDRADVRRAALDALAIVDDDTLLKTIHLMGDPSDEIHEFAKDKIRTADHQNPRLLVESLGLPSTRIRKGLFNLLDTLDIKEFDVLIFAKKNLAKSYEYLAMAASLENLPQGPMRDLAISHLVERKELILENIVRVLAIHDQTGRMRTAWQGIFSADARQRANAIELLNDILDRKTFNTMLPLLESPNTTVALADGRKLVKIPGFSSDGKQAASELLSSPDWVDVILGLGLIGEIHDLQPASDCIQDLEQSENPYISKEVHMILQKKKSTQDTEVSAKLSLGEKILLLKEIDIFSGLTASELAAISSVTEETEFAEDQEVIKQNSIGETVYLIIEGRVSVIMEKENGNQAEIDQMDSGAAFGEMALIDNSPRSATIRTITPCRFLTLHKQEFKETAMEFPRIALQICSVLSQRIRHLHSLVQEKQ
- a CDS encoding ATP-grasp domain-containing protein, which produces MKIGVLTIHGLEFHPNGRLDQAARHRDHHLMLINPYQLVCVLENQGPGIHGCNDAVTNDLPDVVLPRQGSPMGEYGFVILRQFQAMGIPLVNGLEGVTIARHQYITLQSLAVAGIPVPDTCFVTRKALFFDAVDRVGGYPVVVKQPSGMGGDGVFKIDDPTQADTCVNARLDPVKGLLVQRFFPVSGRVDARILVIGGRVAGAMTLSPAPDDFRTNIHRRGRAAAFDPPALWQHMAVAAAKACGLDIAGIDMMGKKSGSPCVVEVNYSPGFRGLEAATGIDIAMEIIDFAVHKAHAASTR
- a CDS encoding GNAT family N-acetyltransferase; protein product: MKTVPCIVTVRLNASLPSDLPEILADWPEKGLKMIRWQSPGNLTSMPAEQLWQASKAGIWNHVSGPDLFDNGNETVPVRYILDHPHVVHSFDLPRDRTHLPAMSHAYDKIDPLPGIPFWQTLSGHEAILSYLARYPASYLIRLRWDNHTRIILGNDVVFYFEPPSALSPEFLNQVCAMVIAGGSVDTTHVRSNLENAFLIGYAMENQKMVGCSCLKHPRTALILRLKKATGLDFSGCVERGYTSVRPEYRSLGVGRRLLEGLTARAGKYKIFAIIDEDNLATQKIARWNNTRKITTYFSEKTNKPMGIWMPAHMRPPEKETGSDSEQSPGEDIQ